A stretch of Rhinoderma darwinii isolate aRhiDar2 chromosome 4, aRhiDar2.hap1, whole genome shotgun sequence DNA encodes these proteins:
- the LOC142761446 gene encoding alpha-1,6-mannosyl-glycoprotein 2-beta-N-acetylglucosaminyltransferase-like, with protein sequence MRLILHKKKIAALLLFLGMAFCTWLLLTSSSLGDPLPTESLPSEKKDRSSFQLPQGAPLQMRLAAYRNNLRQPILNAELFPGHPELVVVVQVRGGMGSGSRVMLLAESLQSAGPGATSRLLLVLSMERPCPEATEAMRSIDFCRVLPVYFPYSLSFYPGGFPGSDPADCPRDMPKESALLKACTNAEYPDSHGHYREAAFTQDKHHWWWKLHFIWERVREVSGHSGHILFLEEGNYLLPDWLYILRLMQKQCQEERCHMLSLGGTGIPEPSPDPQHMELSGFVAPRHRAAIAISRETYYQLMGCLAEFCTYDDYNWDWSLQHISAACLAHPLKVLSVRLPRVLTLPAKAEEGGMCMRSGPCINIDAASQALRAKVRELSGRLFPKTITIATRQQEVRNPPPMKNGGWGDIRDHTLCQSYARL encoded by the coding sequence ATGCGGCTGATATTACACAAGAAGAAGATCGCCGCCCTGCTGCTGTTCCTCGGGATGGCATTCTGCACCTGGCTGCTGCTCACGTCTTCCAGTCTGGGTGACCCTTTACCCACAGAGTCTCTGCCCAGCGAGAAGAAAGATCGTTCCAGCTTCCAGTTGCCACAGGGCGCTCCGCTACAGATGAGACTGGCAGCTTACCGCAACAACCTCCGGCAACCGATCCTCAACGCTGAACTGTTTCCTGGTCACCCGGAGCTGGTGGTGGTGGTGCAGGTCCGAGGAGGGATGGGCAGCGGGTCCCGGGTAATGTTGTTGGCGGAGTCTCTGCAGAGTGCTGGACCAGGTGCCACCAGCCGCCTACTACTGGTGCTGAGCATGGAGCGGCCGTGCCCAGAAGCCACTGAAGCCATGAGGTCCATAGACTTTTGCCGGGTGCTGCCAGTCTACTTCCCGTACAGTCTGAGCTTTTATCCAGGTGGTTTTCCTGGCAGCGACCCTGCTGACTGCCCGCGGGATATGCCCAAGGAGTCTGCCCTGCTGAAAGCCTGTACCAACGCTGAATACCCGGACAGCCACGGCCACTACCGAGAGGCGGCCTTCACCCAGGACAAGCACCACTGGTGGTGGAAGCTGCACTTCATTTGGGAGAGGGTGCGGGAGGTGAGCGGGCACAGTGGGCATATCCTCTTCCTGGAGGAGGGCAACTACTTGCTCCCGGATTGGCTTTACATCCTGAGGCTCATGCAGAAACAATGCCAAGAGGAAAGGTGCCACATGCTGAGCCTGGGTGGCACAGGTATCCCTGAGCCGTCACCTGACCCGCAGCACATGGAGCTGAGCGGCTTTGTGGCTCCGCGGCACCGCGCCGCCATCGCCATATCAAGAGAGACTTACTACCAGCTGATGGGGTGCCTGGCAGAGTTCTGCACCTACGACGACTATAATTGGGACTGGAGCTTGCAGCACATCTCTGCCGCCTGCCTGGCACATCCGCTCAAGGTACTCTCTGTCCGTCTGCCACGAGTGCTGACACTGCCAGCCAAAGCTGAGGAAGGCGGCATGTGTATGCGCTCCGGACCCTGCATCAACATTGACGCTGCCTCACAGGCTCTGCGGGCCAAAGTGCGGGAACTGAGCGGCCGACTCTTCCCAAAGACCATCACCATAGCCACCCGGCAACAGGAAGTGCGCAACCCCCCGCCCATGAAGAATGGCGGCTGGGGAGACATTAGAGACCACACCCTGTGCCAGTCCTATGCCAGGCTCTAA